The Aminithiophilus ramosus genome contains a region encoding:
- the nusB gene encoding transcription antitermination factor NusB, translated as MSSLERSLMPQRRRRSREIALQILYSLDMGPDQSPQGALALFPLEEEETDVVDYASRLVRGVWEKRFDIDDLLRTYLTGWRPERLVAVDRTAVRMALYEGVVEKLTPVAVAISEAVELAKRFGTEDSGRFVNGVLGRIVRELEGVSDLRADETE; from the coding sequence GTGAGTTCCCTGGAACGTTCCCTGATGCCTCAGAGAAGACGAAGATCAAGGGAAATCGCCCTTCAGATTCTCTATTCTCTCGATATGGGGCCCGACCAGAGCCCTCAGGGGGCTTTGGCCCTCTTCCCCCTGGAGGAGGAGGAGACCGATGTCGTCGATTATGCCTCCCGCCTTGTTCGAGGTGTCTGGGAGAAGCGCTTCGACATCGACGACCTGCTGCGCACCTACCTGACGGGGTGGCGGCCCGAGCGTCTCGTGGCCGTCGACAGGACGGCGGTGCGCATGGCCCTGTACGAAGGTGTCGTCGAAAAACTGACGCCCGTGGCCGTGGCCATTTCCGAGGCCGTCGAATTGGCCAAGCGCTTCGGAACGGAGGATTCGGGGCGCTTCGTCAACGGCGTTTTGGGCAGGATTGTCCGGGAACTGGAGGGAGTCTCCGATCTCCGTGCCGACGAAACCGAATGA
- a CDS encoding Asp23/Gls24 family envelope stress response protein encodes MEEKDGQLFQEEETSQEENILEEPVPEESTPLGEVRIVEDVIAHLAIKALQGVEGVQPAVPGFSAKLGLGRKPSGGVRISLGEGTPPEISVDTFVNTRYGLRIPDVAWNVQEVVKNQLEAFTGYHVKAVNVFVQGVFFGQAKTVEAEAGEVSSVRDEPEREESQEGETEPASPGLE; translated from the coding sequence GTGGAAGAAAAGGACGGACAGCTTTTTCAGGAAGAAGAGACGTCACAGGAAGAGAACATTCTCGAGGAGCCTGTGCCCGAGGAGAGTACGCCTCTGGGAGAGGTCCGTATCGTCGAGGACGTCATCGCTCATCTGGCGATCAAGGCGCTGCAGGGTGTCGAGGGCGTTCAGCCCGCCGTTCCCGGTTTCAGCGCCAAGCTCGGCCTGGGGCGGAAGCCCAGCGGTGGCGTGCGCATCTCCCTGGGGGAGGGAACGCCGCCTGAAATCAGCGTCGATACCTTCGTCAATACCCGTTACGGCTTGCGCATTCCCGACGTGGCCTGGAACGTTCAGGAGGTCGTGAAGAATCAGCTCGAGGCCTTTACGGGCTATCACGTCAAGGCCGTCAACGTCTTTGTCCAGGGAGTCTTCTTCGGCCAGGCCAAGACCGTCGAGGCCGAGGCCGGAGAGGTCTCCTCGGTTCGCGATGAGCCTGAACGGGAAGAATCTCAGGAAGGCGAGACGGAACCGGCGTCGCCTGGTCTGGAGTAG
- the xseA gene encoding exodeoxyribonuclease VII large subunit, with protein MPTKPNDSRALSVDEVTSRIDGLLRVDPVLASLRVRGELIEFKRHSSGHVYFSLGGSRSRLSAVLFRSDAVSVVTWPRTGDEVLVEGRLAVYPDRGVYQLYARRLLPLGEGAQARAKAELERRLSEEGLFDERHKRPLPLFPEKVVVVTSPTGAAFQDVIKVARGRFPSCALLLSPCLVQGLDAPSSIIRALARAASVEGAQALLLVRGGGSRDDLNPFDDERVVRAVRSVPLPLLTGLGHEVDSTLCDLAADASAPTPSAAAERLLPDRLALGRELRQIEARLGSATGRRLDRARSVTDDLSRRSVMALRRNVVQPLSERLDEASNRLDRALDVALDGRRRDLDALGAHLHVLSPLAPLARGFVACSDDEGRPLSRGGDVSPGMVLQLRFLDARGQARLERLDPLVLPKKEE; from the coding sequence GTGCCGACGAAACCGAATGATTCCCGAGCCCTTTCCGTCGATGAGGTGACATCCCGCATCGACGGCCTTCTCCGCGTCGATCCCGTTCTGGCCTCGCTCCGGGTCCGGGGCGAGCTGATCGAGTTCAAACGTCATTCGAGCGGTCATGTCTATTTCTCTCTGGGCGGCAGCCGCTCCCGCCTTTCGGCCGTTCTCTTCCGCAGCGATGCCGTCTCCGTCGTCACCTGGCCCCGGACGGGCGACGAGGTCCTCGTCGAGGGGCGCCTTGCCGTCTACCCCGATCGGGGCGTCTACCAGCTTTATGCCCGACGCCTCCTCCCGCTCGGCGAGGGCGCTCAGGCCAGGGCCAAGGCCGAGCTGGAGCGGCGTCTTTCCGAGGAGGGGCTTTTTGACGAACGCCACAAGCGTCCTCTGCCTCTTTTCCCGGAGAAGGTCGTCGTCGTCACTTCCCCCACAGGAGCGGCTTTTCAGGATGTCATCAAGGTGGCTCGAGGCCGTTTCCCCTCATGCGCCCTCCTCCTTTCCCCCTGTCTGGTCCAGGGACTCGATGCCCCCTCGTCCATCATCAGGGCCCTTGCCCGGGCCGCCTCCGTCGAAGGGGCTCAGGCCCTTCTTCTCGTCCGTGGCGGAGGAAGCCGTGACGATCTCAACCCCTTCGACGACGAGCGGGTCGTCCGCGCCGTCCGTTCCGTGCCTCTGCCTCTTCTGACGGGGTTGGGCCACGAAGTGGACAGCACCCTCTGCGATCTGGCCGCCGACGCTTCGGCTCCGACGCCGTCGGCGGCCGCCGAACGCCTTCTTCCCGATCGTCTGGCCCTGGGGCGGGAGCTTCGCCAGATCGAAGCCCGTCTCGGTTCTGCCACGGGACGTCGTCTCGATAGGGCCCGTTCCGTGACGGACGATCTCTCCCGCCGCTCCGTCATGGCCCTGCGGCGAAACGTCGTCCAGCCCCTCTCGGAGCGCCTCGACGAAGCCTCGAACCGCCTCGATCGAGCCCTTGACGTGGCCCTCGACGGGAGACGGCGCGACCTGGACGCCCTCGGCGCTCACCTTCACGTTCTCTCCCCTCTGGCTCCTCTCGCTCGGGGATTCGTGGCCTGCAGCGATGATGAAGGGCGCCCTCTGTCCCGTGGGGGCGACGTCTCGCCGGGAATGGTCCTGCAGCTTCGTTTTCTCGACGCCCGCGGCCAGGCCCGGCTGGAAAGGCTCGACCCCCTTGTCCTGCCGAAGAAGGAGGAGTGA
- the mtnA gene encoding S-methyl-5-thioribose-1-phosphate isomerase, which produces MLPEPLLWTEEGLSLLDQRRLPLAVERCLCRTVEEVARAIEVMVVRGAPAIGVAAAYGMALAARERRSLPEASARLGATRPTAVNLFWALARMEKASAGEGDPFARLLAEAKAIHEEDIASNRSLGRHGQSLLPRKATVVTHCNAGALATAGYGTALGILRAAVEAGKLVTVFADETRPRLQGSLLTAWELLQDGFDVTVIADGMSGALMRSRPVDAVIVGADRIAANGDTANKIGTYNLALVAARHNVPFYVAAPLSTVDVSLLSGEAIPIEERDGEELRFAGGERLLPVEFPVWNPAFDVTPAELISAIVTETGVLRPPFGSALRAALSGEAFPKKGV; this is translated from the coding sequence GTGCTGCCCGAACCGCTTCTTTGGACCGAAGAGGGGCTTTCCCTTCTCGATCAGCGCCGCCTGCCTCTTGCCGTCGAACGGTGCCTCTGCCGAACCGTCGAGGAGGTGGCCCGGGCCATCGAGGTCATGGTGGTCCGAGGGGCACCGGCCATCGGCGTCGCCGCAGCCTACGGCATGGCTCTCGCCGCCAGGGAGAGGCGTTCGCTTCCCGAGGCCTCGGCGCGTCTTGGGGCCACGCGTCCCACGGCCGTCAACCTCTTCTGGGCCCTGGCACGAATGGAGAAGGCTTCCGCCGGAGAGGGCGATCCTTTTGCCCGCCTCCTTGCGGAGGCGAAGGCCATTCACGAGGAGGACATCGCCTCCAATCGGTCCCTGGGGCGTCACGGCCAATCCCTGCTCCCTCGGAAGGCCACCGTCGTGACTCACTGTAACGCCGGAGCTCTGGCCACCGCGGGCTACGGCACGGCTCTCGGCATCCTCCGGGCCGCCGTCGAGGCCGGGAAACTCGTCACGGTCTTCGCCGATGAGACGCGGCCTCGCCTCCAGGGCTCCCTGCTGACGGCCTGGGAGCTGCTCCAGGACGGCTTCGATGTGACGGTCATCGCCGACGGCATGTCGGGGGCCCTCATGCGAAGCCGCCCCGTCGATGCCGTCATCGTCGGCGCCGACAGGATCGCCGCCAACGGAGACACGGCCAACAAGATCGGCACCTATAACCTGGCCCTCGTCGCCGCCCGCCACAACGTCCCCTTCTACGTCGCCGCCCCCCTGAGCACCGTCGACGTCTCGCTGCTGTCGGGCGAGGCCATCCCCATAGAGGAGCGCGATGGGGAGGAGCTTCGTTTCGCCGGAGGGGAGCGCCTGCTCCCTGTCGAATTCCCCGTATGGAATCCCGCCTTCGACGTGACGCCTGCCGAACTCATCTCGGCCATCGTCACCGAAACCGGCGTCCTCCGCCCCCCTTTCGGATCGGCCCTGAGGGCGGCTCTTTCCGGGGAAGCCTTTCCGAAAAAAGGAGTCTGA
- a CDS encoding adenosylhomocysteinase, with product MEYRIADTSLAPSGRGKIDWARRGMTVLSLLEARHRSERPFEGITVAACLHLEAKTACLLLSLRELGAAVVAAGSNPLSTQDDVCAALVERGVNVYSRHGMTTEEYRENLHLVIGHRPTILIDDGCDLVALLHEEYRELLPSILGGSEETTTGVKRLRAMAAENGLAFPMIAVNDAYIKYLFDNRYGTGQSVLDGILRTTNLLIAGKTFVVAGYGWCGKGVAKRASGLGAKVVVVEIDPHRALEAHMDGFQVMTMTKAAAAGDFFVTVTGNRDVIRGEHMALMKDNAVLANAGHFDVEISLPDLRSQALELSRDKVNVETFRMADGRRINLLAEGRLVNLAAGDGHPVEIMDLSFAAQLLAALHIKDTSLSPGLHPLPESLDREVALLALDAWGLDLERLTAQQERYMKEWRE from the coding sequence GTGGAATATCGCATCGCCGACACCTCTCTCGCCCCCTCCGGGCGAGGCAAGATCGATTGGGCCCGTCGGGGCATGACGGTGCTCTCCCTTCTGGAGGCCCGCCACCGCTCCGAACGTCCCTTCGAAGGGATCACCGTCGCCGCCTGCCTTCATCTGGAGGCCAAGACGGCCTGCCTCCTCCTTTCCCTGAGGGAGCTCGGTGCCGCCGTGGTGGCGGCCGGAAGCAACCCCCTTTCGACTCAGGACGATGTCTGTGCCGCCCTTGTCGAGAGGGGCGTCAACGTCTACAGCCGCCACGGCATGACGACCGAGGAGTACAGGGAAAACCTCCACCTCGTCATCGGTCACCGTCCGACGATCCTCATCGACGACGGGTGCGATCTCGTCGCCCTCCTTCACGAGGAGTACAGGGAACTTCTTCCCTCCATCCTGGGGGGGAGCGAGGAGACGACGACGGGAGTCAAGCGGCTTCGGGCCATGGCCGCCGAGAACGGTCTGGCCTTTCCCATGATCGCCGTCAACGACGCCTACATCAAATACCTCTTCGACAACCGTTACGGCACGGGCCAGTCCGTCCTCGACGGCATTCTGCGGACGACGAACCTTCTCATCGCGGGCAAAACCTTCGTCGTCGCCGGTTACGGCTGGTGCGGCAAAGGCGTGGCCAAGCGCGCTTCCGGTCTGGGAGCCAAAGTGGTCGTCGTCGAGATCGATCCCCATCGAGCCCTCGAGGCCCACATGGACGGATTCCAGGTCATGACGATGACCAAGGCCGCAGCGGCGGGCGACTTTTTCGTCACCGTCACGGGCAATCGCGACGTCATCCGCGGCGAACACATGGCTCTGATGAAAGACAACGCCGTCTTGGCCAACGCCGGCCATTTCGACGTGGAAATCTCCCTTCCCGATCTCCGAAGTCAGGCTCTGGAGCTTTCCCGAGATAAGGTCAACGTCGAAACCTTTCGAATGGCCGACGGTCGCCGGATCAATCTCCTCGCCGAGGGACGTCTCGTCAACCTCGCCGCAGGCGACGGCCATCCCGTGGAGATCATGGATCTCAGCTTCGCCGCCCAGCTTCTGGCGGCCCTCCACATCAAAGACACGTCTCTGTCCCCGGGGCTCCACCCCCTGCCGGAGTCTCTCGACAGAGAGGTGGCCCTTCTCGCTCTCGACGCCTGGGGGCTTGACCTGGAGCGTCTGACGGCGCAGCAGGAACGGTATATGAAGGAGTGGCGTGAATGA
- the efp gene encoding elongation factor P, translated as MAQIVDTSDFYPGLKFKWQEGMWEVVNFMHHKMGRGGATVRTKMRNLETRSTIEYSFRSGERFERIVFDEKPAQYLYKEGDGYVFMDLASYDQIYLSAEVLGDTVNYLKDNLEVSLDLFEGKIMGIDLPDRVELKIVETQPGYKGDTVSGATKPAKLETGLSINVPMFVNEGEVVVVDTRSASYLERAKK; from the coding sequence ATGGCTCAGATTGTCGATACCAGCGATTTTTACCCCGGCCTCAAGTTCAAGTGGCAAGAGGGCATGTGGGAAGTGGTCAACTTCATGCACCACAAGATGGGCCGGGGCGGTGCCACGGTTCGGACCAAGATGCGCAATTTGGAGACGAGGTCGACCATCGAGTATTCCTTCCGCTCCGGCGAGCGCTTCGAGCGGATCGTCTTCGACGAGAAGCCCGCCCAGTATCTGTATAAAGAGGGCGACGGCTATGTCTTCATGGATCTGGCGTCTTACGACCAGATCTACCTTTCTGCCGAGGTGCTCGGAGATACGGTCAACTACCTGAAGGACAATCTCGAAGTCTCTCTCGATCTCTTCGAGGGAAAGATCATGGGGATCGACCTCCCCGACCGAGTGGAGCTGAAGATCGTCGAAACGCAGCCCGGCTATAAGGGCGACACCGTTTCGGGTGCCACCAAGCCGGCCAAGCTGGAGACGGGACTTTCCATCAACGTTCCCATGTTCGTCAACGAAGGCGAGGTCGTTGTCGTCGACACCCGCTCGGCCAGCTACCTCGAACGGGCGAAGAAGTGA
- a CDS encoding CD1247 N-terminal domain-containing protein yields MKAKERIAYLKGLLSGLNPREEDEQKILLALIDVVDALAAEMEEQGRLVEEQGEAIEEVADYCSELEDDMTAMERRIGTLLPDESGDEEGDFLDETGEEGPFASVSCPHCGLAFYCRPEALEPDEALECPGCGESFEI; encoded by the coding sequence ATGAAGGCGAAGGAACGAATCGCCTACCTGAAGGGACTTCTCTCGGGACTCAACCCCCGGGAGGAGGACGAGCAGAAGATCCTTCTGGCCCTGATCGATGTCGTCGATGCCTTGGCCGCCGAGATGGAGGAACAGGGACGCCTCGTGGAGGAGCAGGGAGAGGCCATCGAAGAGGTGGCCGATTACTGTTCCGAACTCGAGGATGATATGACGGCCATGGAACGTCGTATCGGCACCCTCCTTCCGGACGAGTCCGGGGACGAAGAGGGCGATTTCCTTGACGAGACAGGCGAGGAAGGGCCCTTCGCCTCCGTCTCCTGTCCTCATTGTGGGTTGGCCTTCTATTGCCGGCCGGAGGCCCTTGAGCCCGACGAAGCTCTTGAGTGCCCCGGCTGCGGCGAGTCCTTCGAGATCTAG
- a CDS encoding type II secretion system protein GspD, producing the protein MKRLCRRVALSLLFLVALFPLHVAAAESPSASDPSVAGVEVNQIGATDLSLRLTGRRLPRPQLIADGGIVDFFLPEASIASGSWSRDYSFPLLRRVALSTEEGGLLMTLTTGEDVELVSIEGGDGSGTIEIRLRRRSSRPVPKESPAPVASPPPSTDPMAKTTPVSLELRGVDLRDVFRMLGKMVGKNLIVDPSVPGDAVTLSLKDVPLNQAFGYLMRMYGVSYALMGDTLVVGTPASLGQTMGMDQTRGFKIAYGDPQKIPGLLAGLANVDRVVVDERLRTVYVTGRPEQLREVEKVLRSIDHPGRQVMVQAKLLEVTEEGSKSLETTIEAVYKNWWLTFGSTGTLGGYVYTNNPDSYAPNADRTIEPYNISLGDIVDSTTKMLDVGIKAVVSRQEGKVLASPSVVTLDGVKASVKLIDKFIYQSGQDEAGNPSTESEEVGPTLEFTPLIGRDGNVRIELSIETGDVLNASAATEGKELPQTTKRSVKTSVIVRNGEPFVVGGLFKEQSSFSSWKIPVLGDIPLLGELFKGRSRSMSNSEVVMVVVPYILDISESAPEAVDL; encoded by the coding sequence ATGAAACGTCTTTGCCGGCGAGTCGCCCTTTCCCTCCTCTTCCTTGTCGCTCTTTTCCCCCTTCATGTCGCGGCGGCAGAGTCTCCTTCCGCTTCCGATCCCTCCGTGGCCGGCGTCGAGGTGAATCAGATCGGAGCGACCGACCTTTCCCTTCGCCTGACGGGACGCCGTCTTCCTCGGCCTCAGCTCATCGCCGACGGCGGCATCGTCGATTTTTTCCTTCCCGAGGCCTCTATCGCCTCGGGAAGTTGGTCGCGCGACTACTCCTTTCCCCTTCTGCGTCGCGTCGCCCTCTCCACGGAAGAGGGGGGGCTCCTGATGACGCTTACGACGGGCGAAGACGTCGAACTCGTCTCCATCGAAGGAGGAGACGGATCGGGAACGATCGAGATCCGTCTCAGAAGGCGATCGTCCCGGCCCGTGCCGAAAGAGAGTCCGGCCCCGGTCGCCTCCCCCCCTCCGTCGACGGACCCCATGGCGAAGACGACGCCCGTCAGTCTGGAGCTGCGCGGAGTGGATCTGCGCGATGTCTTCCGCATGCTGGGGAAAATGGTCGGCAAGAACCTCATCGTCGATCCCAGCGTTCCCGGCGACGCCGTGACGCTGAGCCTCAAGGATGTCCCCCTCAACCAGGCTTTCGGCTATCTCATGAGGATGTACGGCGTCAGCTATGCCCTCATGGGCGACACTCTCGTCGTCGGCACGCCCGCCAGCCTTGGGCAGACGATGGGAATGGATCAGACGCGGGGATTCAAGATCGCCTACGGTGATCCGCAGAAGATTCCCGGCCTTCTTGCGGGGTTGGCCAACGTCGACCGCGTCGTCGTCGACGAGAGGCTTCGCACCGTTTACGTCACCGGCCGTCCCGAACAGCTTCGAGAGGTCGAGAAGGTCCTTCGGAGTATCGATCACCCGGGGAGACAGGTGATGGTCCAGGCCAAACTCCTCGAGGTCACGGAGGAGGGGAGCAAGTCGCTCGAGACGACCATAGAGGCCGTCTATAAGAATTGGTGGCTGACCTTCGGATCGACAGGCACGCTCGGAGGCTACGTGTATACGAACAACCCGGACAGCTATGCCCCCAACGCGGATAGGACCATCGAACCCTATAACATCAGCCTCGGGGACATCGTCGATTCGACGACCAAGATGTTGGACGTCGGCATTAAAGCCGTCGTCAGTCGCCAAGAGGGCAAGGTCCTCGCCAGTCCCTCCGTGGTGACCTTGGACGGCGTCAAGGCCTCGGTAAAGCTGATCGATAAATTCATTTATCAGTCGGGGCAAGATGAGGCGGGCAATCCCAGCACGGAATCGGAGGAGGTCGGTCCCACCTTGGAATTCACCCCCCTCATCGGCCGCGACGGCAATGTCCGCATCGAGTTGAGCATAGAAACGGGAGATGTCCTCAACGCCTCTGCGGCGACGGAGGGGAAGGAGCTGCCGCAGACGACGAAACGCTCGGTGAAGACGTCGGTGATCGTCCGCAACGGCGAGCCCTTCGTCGTCGGCGGGCTTTTCAAGGAACAGAGCTCGTTCTCGTCGTGGAAAATACCCGTTCTCGGCGACATCCCCCTTTTGGGCGAACTCTTTAAGGGGCGCAGTCGCTCGATGTCCAATTCGGAGGTGGTCATGGTCGTCGTCCCCTACATCCTCGACATCTCCGAGTCGGCCCCGGAGGCCGTCGATCTTTGA